A segment of the Streptomyces sp. P9-A2 genome:
CCATCGCCGACGTCGACCTCACCACCCACGCCGACGCCCTCGCCGGAAACCTCTCCGGCGGCCAGCGCAACCGCGTCTCCCTCGCCGTCGCCCTCCTAGGCACCCCCGAGCTGCTGGTCCTCGACGAGCCCACGGTCGGCCTCGACCCCGTCCTGCGCCGCGACCTCTGGCAGCTCTTCCACACCCTCGCCGCCGAACGGGGCGCCGGCCTGCTGATCTCCTCCCACGTCATGGACGAGGCCGAGCGCTGCCACCGCCTCCTGCTCATGCGCGAGGGCGAGATCCTCGCCGACGACACACCCGACGCCCTGCGCACCGGCACCGGATCCGACACCGTCGAGGCGGCCTTCCTACACCTGGTGGACGCGGCCGTCGAAACAAGCCGCACGAAGGAGACCTCACGATGAGCACCCCCCGTACGACGCCACGGCCCTCCGTCCCGACGGGCGCCCTGAACGCCTCGCGCACCCTCGCCACCGCGGCCCGGGTCCTGCGTCAACTCCGCCACGACCCGCGCACGATCGCGCTGATGCTGCTGGTCCCCTGCCTGATGCTGCTCCTGCTCCGCTACGTCTTCGACGGCAGCCCGCGCACCTTCGACACCATCGGCGCCTCGCTCCTCGGGATCTTCCCGCTGATCACGATGTTCCTGGTCACCTCGATCGCCACCCTGCGCGAGCGGACGTCCGGCACTCTGGAACGCCTCCTCGCCATGCCGCTCGGCAAGGGCGACCTGATCGCCGGCTACGCCCTCGCCTTCGGCGCGATCGCGATCGTCCAGTCCGCTCTGGCCACCGCACTGGCGGTCTGGTTCCTGGGGCTCGACGTCGTCGGCAGTCCGTGGCTGTTGCTCCTGGTGGCCCTGCTCGACGCACTCCTCGGCACAGCCCTCGGCCTCTTCGTCTCGGCCTTCGCGGCCTCGGAATTCCAGGCGGTCCAGTTCATGCCGGCAGTGATCTTCCCCCAACTCCTCCTGTGCGGACTCTTCACCGCGCGCGAGAACATGCACCCCGTCCTGGAGGGCATCTCCGACGTCCTCCCCATGTCCTACGCCGTCGACGGCATGAACGAGGTTCTCGGGCACACGGGCATGACCGCCCCCTTCATACGCGACATCCTGATCGTCGCCGGCTGCGCCCTGCTGGTGCTCGTCCTCGGCGCGGCGACCCTGCGCCGCAGGACGGCCTGACACCCCCCCCGGAGCCCTCCGGCGCCGGCGTTCGCCACCGTCCACCCCTCGTCCGCCCACCGGACACCACCCCGCCCCCACGCCCCCCGGGTGCGAGGATGAACCAGGACGACGCGCCCACTCCGGAGGACATCCCCAGTCATGGCTCAGAAAGTCGCAGTCCTCGGCACCGGCAAGATCGGTGAAGCCCTGCTCAGCGGAATGATCCGCGGCGGCTGGGCCCCCGCCGACCTCCTGGTCACCACCCGCCGCCAGGAACGGGCCGACGAACTCCGCGCCCGCCACGGGGTCACCCCGGTCTCGAACCTCGAAGCCGCCAAGACCGCCGACACCCTGATCCTCACGGTCAAACCACAGGACATGGGCACCCTCCTCGACGAGCTGGCCCCGCACCTCCCCGCCGACCGCCTGGTCATCAGCGGCGCCGCGGGTATCCCCACCTCCTTCTACGAGGACCGCCTCGCCGCAGGCACCCCGGTCGTCCGCGTCATGACGAACACCCCCGCCCTGGTCGACGAGGCCATGTCGGTCATCTCCGCCGGCAGCCACGCCACCCCGGAACACCTCGCCCACACCGAGGAGATCTTCGGCGCCGTCGGCAAGACGCTCCGCGTCCCGGAGTCGCAGCAGGACGCCTGTACCGCCCTGTCCGGCTCCGGCCCGGCGTACTTCTTCTACCTGGTCGAAGCCATGACGGACGCCGGCATCCTGCTCGGCCTGCCCCGCGACAAGGCCCACGACCTGATCGTCCAGTCCGCGATCGGCGCCGCGATCATGCTCCGCGACAGCGGCGAGCACCCCGTACGGCTCCGCGAGAACGTCACCTCCCCCGCCGGCACCACCATCAACGCCATCCGCGAACTCGAGAACCACGGCGTACGAGCCGCCCTCATCGCAGCCCTCGAAGCGGCCCGCGACCGCAGCCGCGAACTGGCCTCCGGCACCAAGGACTGAGGGCAGGCCCCCGCCCGGAGCGCTCCTGACGGGGCGCTCCTGACGGAGCGCTCCTGACGGGGCGCTCCTGACGGGGCGCTCCTGACGGGGCGCTCCTGACGGGGCGCCCCGTCGGTTCCCGCCCCTCACCTCGCTCCGGCGAGCACGTCCGCCGACATCACCACGCGCGCGAACCCGCCCCCGTGCAACGTCACCGCCGACGCCTGTGCCGCCTCGTCCGCACTGCGCCGCCAGCCGAACGGCCCCTCCACGTCGAAGGTGTACGTCGCGTCGAACACGACCACCACGTCGTACCCGAGGTTCCCGCCCACCCGGGCCGTCGTCTCCACACACATGTTGGTCTGGATCCCGGTCAGCACCACCTGGGAGATCCCCGCGTCCTTCAGCCAGGCGCCGAGATCCGGGGTGCCGTGGAACGCCGAGTTCACGCTCTTGGTCACCAGCAGCTCGGCGCCCTCGCCTCCCTCACCGCGCCGCCGCTCCACGTACTCCTTGAACCCGTTGCCCGGCTGCCCCGGACGCAGGGGCGACGCCGGCTCGACCGAGTCGTGCCGCACGAACACCACCGGCCGCCCCGACGCCTGCCACGCGTCGATCAGCCCGGCGATTTTCTCGTCCGCCCCGGGATGGTTCCGCCGTCCCCAGAAATCGAGGTCCTCGAAACCCTGCTGCACGTCGACGACCACCAGCGCCGCGTTCTCCGCAATGTCCATGCCCCCGATCGTGCCGCCCCCGCACCCCACCCCCCAGAGGTACGGAGGTCAACGACCGACGACTTACTGCCAAGCGAGCCGGACGCCCGGCACGGACACCGGTACCGGTACTACCTTCCGGCGCCGTCCCCGGCCCCGGATGCCGGGAGCAGACCGACAGCCCGATAGGCGGCATCCACGACCGGCCGTGCCATGGCGCGAGCCCTTTCGGCTCCGTCCCGCAACACGCCCTCCACATGACCGGGATCCGCGCACAACTCCTTGTGCCTTTCCCGCAATGGCTTCAGCGCTTCGACCACGGCCTCCGCGGTGTCCTTCTTCAAAGCCCCGTACGAGTCGTAGGCATCGCCCAGGGTCTTCGGGTCACCGCCCGAGCAAGCCGCGAGAATCTCCAGCAGATTCGCCACCCCGGGCTGCTCCTCCCTGTCGTACACGACGTCGCGTCCGCTGTCGGTCACCGCCCGCATGACTTTCTTCCGCACCACGTCCGGCTCGTCCAGCAGGTAGACGATTCCCGGCCCGACGTCGTCGCTCTTCCCCATCTTCGACAGGGGGTCCTGCAGATTCATCACCCGCGCGGCCACGTCCGGATGCGTGGCCCGGGGCACCACGAAGGTGTACCCGTACCGCTGGTTGAACCGCACGGCCAGATCCCGTGTGAGCTCCACGTGCGGCGCCTGGTCGTCCCCCACCGGCACCTCGTCCGTCCCGTACGCCAGGATGTCCGCCGCCATCAGCACGGGATACGTCAACAGCGACAGCCGCACGCTCCCGCCCCGCCGCTGCTCCCGCGCGGCTTTCTCCTTGTACTGGATCATCCGCCGCATCTCGCCGTCGGTCGCCACGCACTCCAGCACGTACGACAGGCGGGTGTGCTCGTCCACGTGACTCTGCACGAACACGGTGCACAGCTCCGGATCCACCCCGGTCGCCAGCAGCAGCGTCGCCGCCTGCCGGCTCAGTCTGCGCACCCGTGAGGGGTCGTGGTCCACGGTCAGCGCGTGCAGATCGACGACGCAGAACAACGCGTCCGCCCGGTGCTGGTCGACCAAGGCCCACCGCCGCATGGCGCCCAGGTAGTTCCCCAGCGTCAGATGCCCGGTCGGTTTGATCCCACTGAAGACCCGTGTCATCGCTTCCTGTCTCCGTCTCCTGGTTGTGACCGCCGCCCCGGCCGGCCGCCCCCGGAGTCCTGGGGCCGGAGCCCTGGAGGGAGAAACGAAAACGGCCACCGAAGCGGCGGCCGTTGAGCGCATACGTACGGACGGCCGCTGTCAGGCGGCCCGCCAGAGCTGGCTGTACGTACGCGTAGTCGTCATGCGGGCCAGGCTACGCTCTGAAGAGGGGCACCGGGTGGTGATGACGGCAGCGAGTTGACACACCCTGGCTCCATCCGTACTGTTCTCCGAGTTGTCCGACGTGAGTACCGACTCCGGTCGGCCCCGGACAGCCATTCCGTACGTACCGCACCAACTCGACGGCAGTCGTCTGTCTGTCGTCATGGCATTGGTGTGCGTATTCGCGAAATGAGGAATCCGTGTCCGAAAGGGCGCAGGCCCCCGATTAGCTCGGGAGCAGGGAATCCGCTACAGTCTCACTCGTCGGAACGGCCCAACAGCCGGAAAGACGAACCCCGCTGACTGGGGGTCAGGTCGAAAGAAAAAGATCTGATAGAGTCGGAGCCGCCGGAAAGGGAAACGCGAAAAGCGGAAACCCGGAAGGCGAAACCCCGAGGAAACCGGATCACAAAGATCTGATAGAGTCGGAAACGCAAGACCGAAGGGAAGCGCCCGGAGGAAAGCCCGAGAGGGTGAGTACAAAGGAAGCGTCCGTTCCTTGAGAACTCAACAGCGTGCCAAAAATCAACGCCAGATTATGTTGATACCCCGTTCCCGGCCCACGGCCGGGGCGAGGTTCCTTTGAAAAAAACACAGCGAGGACGCTGTGAACGGCCGGGCCTATTCCGCCCGACCGTTCCGCTCTCGTGCGTGTCCTTCCCGATCACGGGAAAGCATTCACGGAGAGTTTGATCCTGGCTCAGGACGAACGCTGGCGGCGTGCTTAACACATGCAAGTCGAACGATGAACCACTTCGGTGGGGATTAGTGGCGAACGGGTGAGTAACACGTGGGCAATCTGCCCCTCACTTCGGGACAAGCCCTGGAAACGGGGTCTAATACCGGATAATATCCGCGTCCGCATGGACGGGGTTGAAAGCTCCGGCGGTGAGGGATGAGCCCGCGGCCTATCAGCTTGTTGGTGAGGTAACGGCTCACCAAGGCGACGACGGGTAGCCGGCCTGAGAGGGCGACCGGCCACACTGGGACTGAGACACGGCCCAGACTCCTACGGGAGGCAGCAGTGGGGAATATTGCACAATGGGCGAAAGCCTGATGCAGCGACGCCGCGTGAGGGATGACGGCCTTCGGGTTGTAAACCTCTTTCAGCAGGGAAGAAGCGAAAGTGACGGTACCTGCAGAAGAAGCGCCGGCTAACTACGTGCCAGCAGCCGCGGTAATACGTAGGGCGCGAGCGTTGTCCGGAATTATTGGGCGTAAAGAGCTCGTAGGCGGCTTGTCGCGTCGGTTGTGAAAGCCCGGGGCTTAACCCCGGGTCTGCAGTCGATACGGGCAGGCTAGAGTTCGGTAGGGGAGATCGGAATTCCTGGTGTAGCGGTGAAATGCGCAGATATCAGGAGGAACACCGGTGGCGAAGGCGGATCTCTGGGCCGATACTGACGCTGAGGAGCGAAAGCGTGGGGAGCGAACAGGATTAGATACCCTGGTAGTCCACGCCGTAAACGGTGGGAACTAGGTGTTGGCGACATTCCACGTCGTCGGTGCCGCAGCTAACGCATTAAGTTCCCCGCCTGGGGAGTACGGCCGCAAGGCTAAAACTCAAAGGAATTGACGGGGGCCCGCACAAGCAGCGGAGCATGTGGCTTAATTCGACGCAACGCGAAGAACCTTACCAAGGCTTGACATACACCGGAAACGCCTGGAGACAGGCGCCCCCTTGTGGTCGGTGTACAGGTGGTGCATGGCTGTCGTCAGCTCGTGTCGTGAGATGTTGGGTTAAGTCCCGCAACGAGCGCAACCCTTGTTCTGTGTTGCCAGCATGCCCCTTCGGGGGTGATGGGGACTCACAGAAGACCGCCGGGGTCAACTCGGAGGAAGGTGGGGACGACGTCAAGTCATCATGCCCCTTATGTCTTGGGCTGCACACGTGCTACAATGGCCGGTACAATGAGCTGCGATACCGCAAGGTGGAGCGAATCTCAAAAAGCCGGTCTCAGTTCGGATTGGGGTCTGCAACTCGACCCCATGAAGTCGGAGTTGCTAGTAATCGCAGATCAGCATTGCTGCGGTGAATACGTTCCCGGGCCTTGTACACACCGCCCGTCACGTCACGAAAGTCGGTAACACCCGAAGCCGGTGGCCCAACCCCCTTGCGGGGAGGGAGCCGTCGAAGGTGGGACTGGCGATTGGGACGAAGTCGTAACAAGGTAGCCGTACCGGAAGGTGCGGCTGGATCACCTCCTTTCTAAGGAGCATCTAGCTGCCGCAAGGCGGCCAGAGCCACTACGCCGGCATCCGTCCGGCGGTGGTCAGCTCATGGGTGGAACGTTGATTATTTCGGCACTCCCGCTCGTCTTCTCCTTCCAGTACTGCCCCTTCGGGGCGTGGAACGGCGGAGGAGACGCCAGGGGGTGCCGGGCACGCTGTTGGGTGTCTGAGGGCACGGCCGCAAGGCCCGCTCCTCGATGCCGACCCCGGTACAGCACCGCGCAAGCGGTGTGTGACGGGTGGTCGGTCGTTGTTTGAGAACTGCACAGTGGACGCGAGCATCTGTGGCCAAGTTTTTAAGGGCGCACGGTGGATGCCTTGGCACCAGGAACCGATGAAGGACGTGGGAGGCCACGATAGTCCCCGGGGAGTCGTCAACCAGACTTTGATCCGGGGGTGTCCGAATGGGGAAACCCGGCAGTCGTCATGGGCTGTCACCCATACCTGAACACATAGGGTATGCGGAGGGAACGCGGGGAAGTGAAACATCTCAGTACCCGC
Coding sequences within it:
- a CDS encoding ABC transporter permease; amino-acid sequence: MSTPRTTPRPSVPTGALNASRTLATAARVLRQLRHDPRTIALMLLVPCLMLLLLRYVFDGSPRTFDTIGASLLGIFPLITMFLVTSIATLRERTSGTLERLLAMPLGKGDLIAGYALAFGAIAIVQSALATALAVWFLGLDVVGSPWLLLLVALLDALLGTALGLFVSAFAASEFQAVQFMPAVIFPQLLLCGLFTARENMHPVLEGISDVLPMSYAVDGMNEVLGHTGMTAPFIRDILIVAGCALLVLVLGAATLRRRTA
- the proC gene encoding pyrroline-5-carboxylate reductase → MAQKVAVLGTGKIGEALLSGMIRGGWAPADLLVTTRRQERADELRARHGVTPVSNLEAAKTADTLILTVKPQDMGTLLDELAPHLPADRLVISGAAGIPTSFYEDRLAAGTPVVRVMTNTPALVDEAMSVISAGSHATPEHLAHTEEIFGAVGKTLRVPESQQDACTALSGSGPAYFFYLVEAMTDAGILLGLPRDKAHDLIVQSAIGAAIMLRDSGEHPVRLRENVTSPAGTTINAIRELENHGVRAALIAALEAARDRSRELASGTKD
- a CDS encoding cysteine hydrolase family protein, translating into MDIAENAALVVVDVQQGFEDLDFWGRRNHPGADEKIAGLIDAWQASGRPVVFVRHDSVEPASPLRPGQPGNGFKEYVERRRGEGGEGAELLVTKSVNSAFHGTPDLGAWLKDAGISQVVLTGIQTNMCVETTARVGGNLGYDVVVVFDATYTFDVEGPFGWRRSADEAAQASAVTLHGGGFARVVMSADVLAGAR
- the trpS gene encoding tryptophan--tRNA ligase, encoding MTRVFSGIKPTGHLTLGNYLGAMRRWALVDQHRADALFCVVDLHALTVDHDPSRVRRLSRQAATLLLATGVDPELCTVFVQSHVDEHTRLSYVLECVATDGEMRRMIQYKEKAAREQRRGGSVRLSLLTYPVLMAADILAYGTDEVPVGDDQAPHVELTRDLAVRFNQRYGYTFVVPRATHPDVAARVMNLQDPLSKMGKSDDVGPGIVYLLDEPDVVRKKVMRAVTDSGRDVVYDREEQPGVANLLEILAACSGGDPKTLGDAYDSYGALKKDTAEAVVEALKPLRERHKELCADPGHVEGVLRDGAERARAMARPVVDAAYRAVGLLPASGAGDGAGR